The Streptomyces durmitorensis genome contains the following window.
CACTGACCGAACGGGCGAGATCCAGACCGAGCAGCGAACCCGCACCATCCCCGACGGGGCCAGCGGATGGCATTCGGTGGTGGTCACCGTGGATTGACCGCTGTTCCGGAACTGCCTTCTTCACTGCGTGGCTCAACGACCGCAGGACTGAATGACCGCAGAACTGAATGCCCGCAGAACTGAACGACCTCTCGAATTTCCCTCACTGCGCAAAACAATCAAGGAGCAGAAATGAACGCCATCACCCGCCGCACTCGTCGTGGAGCCCTCGTTCTCGCCGCGGCGGCGATGCTGCCGCTCGCCCTGACCGCCTGTTCCAGTGACGACGGCAAGGACAAGGCGTCCTCGGACGCGAAGTCGTCCGCCGCTTCGGACAAGGCGACCGACGAGGGCACGGACAGCGCTTCCGGCGGCACGAGCAGCGACGAGCCGTTCGGCCCCGCCTGCGCCTCCGTACCCAAGGACGGCAAGGGCAGCTTCGACGGCATGGCGAAGGACCCGGTCGCCACCGCGGCGTCCAACAACCCGGAACTGTCCACGCTCGTGACCGCGGTCAAGAAGGCCGGTCTGGTCGACACCCTGAACAACGCCAAGAACATCACGGTGTTCGCGCCGACCAACGACGCCTTCGCGAAGATCCCCAAGGCCGACCTCGACAAGGTCCTGAACGACAAGGCCATGCTCACCAAGGTCCTCACCTACCACGTGGTGGGTCAGAAGCTGGCGCCCAAGGACCTGGAGAACGGCTCGTTCCCGACGCTGGAGAAGTCCAAGCTGACGACGTCGGGCTCGGGCGAATCCTTCAAGGTCAACGACTCCGCCAACGTCGGCTGTGGCAACGTCAAGACCGCCAATGCCAACGTCTACATCATCGATACGGTCCTGATGCCGAAGATGTGACATCGGTAGACACTGGTAGACATCGGTAGACACCGGTAGCTGCGAGGGGCCGCACCCTAAAGGGTGCGGCCCCTGCCGACCTGACCGTTACGCCGGGTCGATGCGGAAGACACTGCCGCCGATGTCGAGCACGTACAGCTC
Protein-coding sequences here:
- a CDS encoding fasciclin domain-containing protein; its protein translation is MTRRTRRGALVLAAAAMLPLALTACSSDDGKDKASSDAKSSAASDKATDEGTDSASGGTSSDEPFGPACASVPKDGKGSFDGMAKDPVATAASNNPELSTLVTAVKKAGLVDTLNNAKNITVFAPTNDAFAKIPKADLDKVLNDKAMLTKVLTYHVVGQKLAPKDLENGSFPTLEKSKLTTSGSGESFKVNDSANVGCGNVKTANANVYIIDTVLMPKM